Proteins encoded in a region of the Cytobacillus pseudoceanisediminis genome:
- a CDS encoding acetyl-CoA C-acetyltransferase, whose translation MREAVIVAGARTPVGKAKKGTLANVRPDDLGALVVKETLKRAGNYEGNIDDLIIGCSMPEAEQGLNMARNIGALAGLSHEVPGITINRYCSSGLQAIAYAAEKIMIGHADTIIAGGAESMSLVPMMGHVVRPNAKLAETAPQYYMGMGHTAEEVAKKYGITREDQDAFAVRSHQRAAQAIQDGKFEEEIVPVDVTFRSVGKDNKLKEKTIQFRQDEGVRSDSTVETLGKLRPAFSVTGSVTAGNSSQTSDGAAAVMVMDREKAESSGLKPMAKFRSFAVGGVPPEIMGVGPVVAIPKALKLAGLELSDIGLFELNEAFASQSIQIIRELDLDEEKVNVNGGAIALGHPLGCSGAKLTLSLIHEMKRRNQQFGVVTMCIGGGMGAAGVFELL comes from the coding sequence ATGAGAGAAGCGGTAATAGTTGCAGGTGCCAGGACACCGGTCGGAAAAGCCAAAAAAGGTACGCTTGCAAACGTCAGGCCGGATGACTTAGGTGCACTTGTAGTAAAGGAAACCCTTAAGCGCGCAGGAAATTATGAAGGAAACATCGATGATTTAATTATCGGCTGTTCTATGCCTGAAGCCGAACAGGGGCTGAACATGGCAAGGAATATCGGAGCTCTTGCCGGACTTTCACATGAAGTGCCGGGAATAACCATTAATCGCTATTGTTCTTCAGGCCTGCAGGCAATTGCTTATGCAGCTGAAAAAATCATGATTGGCCATGCTGATACAATCATTGCAGGCGGAGCGGAATCTATGAGCCTTGTGCCGATGATGGGGCATGTAGTCCGCCCGAATGCCAAACTTGCCGAAACAGCCCCCCAATACTATATGGGTATGGGACATACAGCTGAAGAAGTTGCAAAGAAGTATGGCATTACACGAGAAGACCAGGATGCATTTGCGGTCAGAAGTCATCAGAGAGCTGCACAGGCAATCCAGGATGGCAAATTTGAAGAAGAAATTGTGCCAGTAGACGTAACGTTTAGATCCGTTGGAAAAGACAATAAGCTTAAAGAAAAAACAATCCAGTTCCGCCAGGATGAAGGCGTCCGTTCAGATTCCACAGTTGAAACACTCGGAAAACTGCGTCCGGCATTCTCGGTAACCGGCAGTGTCACAGCTGGGAATTCATCGCAGACAAGCGATGGAGCTGCAGCAGTAATGGTAATGGACAGGGAAAAGGCGGAGTCTTCTGGGTTGAAGCCAATGGCTAAATTCAGAAGCTTTGCAGTAGGCGGTGTTCCTCCTGAAATCATGGGTGTCGGTCCAGTTGTGGCCATCCCTAAAGCATTAAAGCTTGCAGGGCTGGAGCTTTCTGATATCGGTTTATTTGAATTGAATGAAGCTTTTGCGTCCCAATCCATTCAAATTATCCGTGAGCTGGACTTAGATGAAGAGAAAGTAAATGTAAATGGAGGGGCCATTGCACTTGGACACCCGCTGGGCTGTTCCGGTGCCAAGCTCACTCTATCTCTAATTCATGAAATGAAGCGCCGCAATCAGCAATTTGGAGTTGTAACAATGTGCATCGGTGGCGGAATGGGCGCAGCCGGAGTATTTGAACTTTTATAA
- a CDS encoding 3-hydroxyacyl-CoA dehydrogenase/enoyl-CoA hydratase family protein: MQQIKKAAVLGSGVMGSGIAAHLANIGIPTLLLDIAPRELTDAEKAKGLTLEDKAVRNRISEGNRQKLLKQKPAPLTSKNNIALVEAGNFEDDMERLKDVDWIIEVVVENLAIKKQVFEKVDQSRKPGSIVSSNTSGISVEAMSEGRSEDFQKHFLGTHFFNPPRYLKLLEVIPTKNTSSEVLSFMKQFGEDVLGKGVVEAKDTPNFIANRIGTYGLLITVQEMLKGGYSIGEVDSITGPLIGRPKSATFRTLDVVGLDTFIHVANNVYDQVDGKEKEVFEVPGFMKVMQEKGWLGSKSGQGFFLKKGKEILELNPESLEYGPRKKLKTASTELSKQEKGTPGKLKALVYSDDRAGQLLWNILSPALLYSAQLLGEIADDVTAIDKAMKWGFGWELGPFETWDAIGVGKSVQKMEDAGEEVPAWVKDMLEKGFDSFYKEEEGKQYFYHNGEYRLIEENPKAINLKQIKKQKGVIKKNTGASLIDLGDGVALLEFHSQSNAIGLDIIQMINFAVDEVEKNYKGLVIGNQGKNFCVGANLGMILMEAQDDNIYELDMVVRQFQNAMMKIKYSAKPVVAAPFGMTLGGGAEVCLPAAHIQASSETYMGLVEVGVGLIPGGSGNKELYIKHLKNMPNGVEFDLQKVANKVFESIAMAKVSTSGEEARDNNFLNLADGISVNGDHLLYDAKQAVLALHKKGYKPPVRKKVPVVGETGYATLLLGAQAMLYSGYISEHDLKIAKKLAYVIAGGKVPYGTEVDEQYLLDLEREAFLSLVAEPKSQQRMQHMLLKGKPLRN, translated from the coding sequence ATCCAACAAATAAAGAAGGCGGCAGTTTTAGGCTCAGGGGTCATGGGTTCAGGGATCGCAGCCCATCTGGCCAATATCGGGATCCCGACATTATTATTGGATATCGCGCCTCGCGAATTAACGGATGCTGAAAAGGCAAAGGGGCTTACTCTTGAAGATAAAGCAGTCCGCAATCGAATCAGTGAAGGAAACCGCCAAAAATTATTAAAACAAAAACCGGCTCCATTAACTTCCAAAAATAATATTGCGTTAGTTGAGGCAGGAAACTTTGAAGATGACATGGAGCGTCTAAAGGATGTCGATTGGATTATTGAAGTTGTTGTGGAGAACCTCGCCATTAAGAAGCAGGTTTTTGAAAAGGTGGACCAATCCCGCAAGCCAGGAAGCATCGTCAGCTCCAATACGTCTGGAATATCTGTAGAAGCAATGTCAGAAGGGCGCTCGGAAGATTTCCAAAAACACTTTCTTGGAACACATTTCTTTAATCCTCCTCGTTACTTAAAACTTCTCGAGGTCATACCTACTAAAAACACTTCTTCCGAAGTGCTGTCATTTATGAAGCAATTTGGAGAAGATGTACTGGGAAAAGGAGTAGTTGAAGCTAAAGATACACCAAACTTTATCGCCAACCGAATCGGCACTTATGGCCTGCTGATTACAGTGCAGGAGATGCTAAAGGGCGGGTACAGTATCGGTGAAGTAGATTCCATAACTGGTCCGCTGATTGGCCGCCCGAAAAGTGCTACATTCAGAACACTTGATGTAGTAGGGCTTGATACATTTATACACGTGGCAAACAATGTTTATGACCAGGTAGACGGGAAAGAAAAGGAAGTATTTGAAGTTCCGGGCTTTATGAAAGTTATGCAGGAAAAAGGCTGGCTTGGAAGCAAGTCAGGGCAAGGATTTTTCTTGAAAAAGGGCAAAGAGATTCTTGAACTGAATCCTGAATCTCTGGAATACGGTCCGCGCAAAAAGCTTAAGACAGCTTCGACTGAATTGAGCAAGCAGGAAAAAGGCACTCCTGGAAAATTGAAAGCGCTTGTATACTCAGATGACCGCGCAGGCCAATTATTGTGGAACATCCTGAGTCCGGCTCTTCTTTACTCGGCGCAATTACTCGGCGAAATAGCTGATGATGTAACAGCAATAGACAAAGCGATGAAATGGGGCTTTGGCTGGGAATTGGGGCCATTTGAAACCTGGGATGCCATTGGAGTAGGGAAATCTGTCCAGAAGATGGAAGATGCAGGTGAGGAAGTGCCGGCATGGGTAAAGGATATGCTGGAAAAAGGCTTTGATTCTTTCTATAAAGAAGAAGAAGGCAAGCAATATTTCTATCACAATGGCGAGTACAGATTAATCGAGGAAAACCCTAAAGCAATCAACTTGAAACAGATTAAAAAGCAAAAAGGTGTAATTAAAAAAAATACCGGTGCAAGCCTGATTGATTTAGGCGATGGTGTTGCATTGCTTGAATTCCATTCGCAAAGCAATGCCATTGGACTGGATATTATCCAAATGATCAATTTTGCAGTGGATGAAGTGGAGAAGAACTACAAAGGACTTGTTATCGGGAATCAGGGCAAGAATTTCTGTGTAGGCGCCAACCTCGGAATGATCCTCATGGAAGCGCAGGATGACAATATTTATGAATTGGATATGGTAGTCCGTCAGTTCCAGAATGCCATGATGAAAATTAAGTACAGTGCGAAACCGGTAGTTGCTGCTCCATTTGGCATGACACTTGGCGGCGGGGCTGAGGTTTGTCTGCCGGCAGCACATATTCAGGCATCAAGCGAAACATATATGGGACTTGTTGAAGTGGGGGTAGGCCTGATTCCAGGAGGAAGCGGTAACAAAGAGCTCTACATTAAGCATCTTAAAAATATGCCAAATGGTGTGGAATTTGACCTTCAAAAGGTTGCCAATAAAGTATTTGAATCGATTGCAATGGCAAAGGTTTCAACATCAGGCGAGGAAGCTAGGGATAATAACTTTCTGAACCTGGCAGATGGCATCAGTGTGAATGGTGACCATCTCCTTTATGATGCAAAGCAGGCAGTTCTTGCTCTGCACAAAAAAGGCTATAAGCCTCCTGTAAGGAAGAAGGTGCCGGTTGTCGGCGAAACAGGATATGCAACACTCCTGCTTGGAGCGCAGGCAATGCTCTACTCAGGGTATATCTCAGAGCATGATCTAAAAATCGCGAAGAAGCTTGCTTATGTAATCGCAGGCGGAAAAGTGCCATACGGTACAGAAGTGGATGAGCAATATTTGCTTGACTTGGAGAGAGAAGCATTCCTAAGCCTTGTAGCTGAACCGAAATCACAGCAGCGGATGCAGCACATGCTCTTAAAAGGGAAACCGTTGCGTAATTAA